In one Coriobacteriia bacterium genomic region, the following are encoded:
- a CDS encoding cupredoxin domain-containing protein, with translation MTSQDTTNGSDIARWLIIGGLVVVAFFGVYKFAQSNRGRASVAQASSAPVPTSNSRTSATSAAGSVGSNSTTGGCACCGGSSAQASPNGVSGPAVEGTAKMAGGVQAINVTVTTVYAPNIIHLKVGVPAQITFSAAQGCTSRVQSQALGFAEDLSAGPKVVTIKNPQAGSYDFACGMNMVHGKIVVE, from the coding sequence ATGACCTCTCAGGACACAACGAACGGAAGCGACATCGCCCGCTGGTTGATCATCGGCGGGCTGGTGGTGGTCGCTTTCTTTGGCGTCTACAAGTTCGCGCAGTCCAATCGCGGGCGGGCATCGGTCGCCCAAGCGTCGAGTGCGCCCGTCCCGACCTCGAACTCGCGGACCAGCGCCACCTCCGCTGCTGGAAGCGTGGGCTCGAACTCGACCACGGGTGGCTGTGCCTGCTGCGGCGGATCATCGGCGCAGGCGTCACCCAACGGGGTTTCCGGCCCTGCAGTCGAGGGGACGGCCAAGATGGCCGGCGGCGTTCAGGCGATCAACGTGACGGTCACTACCGTTTACGCGCCCAACATCATTCACCTCAAGGTCGGAGTTCCCGCGCAGATCACCTTCAGCGCGGCCCAGGGCTGCACCTCGCGGGTTCAATCGCAGGCCCTAGGATTTGCCGAGGACCTCTCAGCTGGACCGAAGGTTGTGACGATAAAGAACCCGCAGGCGGGGAGTTATGACTTCGCATGCGGCATGAACATGGTTCACGGCAAGATTGTCGTCGAGTAG
- a CDS encoding sulfite exporter TauE/SafE family protein: QSSIATPIAFGLLTGLMPCAPLQAAELAAASTASALYGGLTMLAFGLGTLPLLFAFGMASSLIPADWKRRMTFVLAFIVMGLGLVFLNRTAMLVGFPVNSNTVKTAVLGGPAAATASNFKTGADGVVEVPLSITNTKYEPAALSVPADKPIRLVVTRNEDVACSSQIVFPQLGVTKDLKANGVTTVDLPATRAGTYSMTCGMGMMSGQLLVGGAGGSSAGGLSPMVWLLVALVAALGALLLLRRRPQPAPATSPSKRRR, translated from the coding sequence ACAGAGCTCGATTGCGACTCCCATTGCGTTCGGCTTGCTGACCGGCCTGATGCCGTGCGCACCTCTCCAAGCCGCCGAACTTGCCGCAGCCTCGACCGCCAGCGCGCTGTATGGTGGGCTCACGATGCTCGCCTTCGGCTTGGGCACGTTACCGCTGCTGTTCGCATTCGGCATGGCTTCGAGCCTGATCCCAGCCGACTGGAAGCGTCGCATGACGTTCGTGCTCGCGTTCATCGTGATGGGCCTCGGCCTCGTGTTCTTGAACCGCACGGCCATGCTCGTCGGCTTCCCGGTCAACTCGAACACGGTCAAGACCGCCGTACTCGGCGGACCCGCGGCCGCGACGGCCAGCAACTTCAAGACCGGCGCCGACGGCGTCGTGGAGGTCCCGCTTTCCATCACCAACACGAAGTACGAGCCCGCCGCCCTGAGCGTCCCCGCCGACAAGCCTATCCGGCTCGTCGTTACTCGCAACGAGGACGTCGCCTGCTCGTCGCAGATCGTATTCCCGCAGTTGGGAGTCACGAAGGACCTCAAGGCCAACGGCGTCACGACCGTCGACCTGCCGGCAACGAGGGCAGGGACGTACTCGATGACGTGTGGCATGGGCATGATGTCTGGCCAGCTGCTGGTCGGCGGGGCTGGGGGTTCGAGCGCCGGTGGACTCTCGCCGATGGTGTGGTTGCTCGTCGCTCTCGTCGCCGCTCTCGGCGCGCTACTTCTGCTTCGTCGTCGTCCGCAGCCCGCCCCGGCGACGTCGCCGAGCAAGCGGCGTCGCTAG